Proteins co-encoded in one Methanosarcinales archaeon Met12 genomic window:
- a CDS encoding divalent-cation tolerance protein CutA produces the protein MIYITTRNLGEAKRIARTLVEKRLAACVNVFPITSIYHWDGIQEDAEVALIVKTTRGNVKKIEECVKELHSYEMPCIISFAIDGGSEEFLKWVRDEMK, from the coding sequence ATGATATATATAACTACACGCAACCTGGGCGAAGCCAAGCGCATTGCACGCACCTTGGTCGAAAAGCGGTTAGCAGCATGTGTGAACGTATTTCCGATAACATCAATATATCACTGGGACGGGATTCAGGAAGACGCCGAGGTTGCATTGATAGTAAAGACGACGAGGGGGAACGTCAAAAAGATAGAAGAGTGTGTAAAAGAACTGCATAGCTATGAGATGCCATGCATAATTTCGTTTGCAATTGACGGCGGCTCCGAGGAGTTTTTGAAATGGGTGAGAGACGAGATGAAATAG
- the lysS gene encoding lysine--tRNA ligase, protein MAEDTVHWADVVAKDVLKNRGNRHVIATGITPSGPIHIGNMREVVTADAVRLALKDHGADVRLHYIADSYDPLRKVYPFLSEDYASHVGKPISEIPDPDGCCANYAEHFLQPFLDAMEKLGIGTDVTRADQMYKRGDYADAILTALINEDKIAQRLAEVTGRTMPQNWSPFNPLCEQCGRITMTIVTGYHGKGVDYECQCGHQGTADISKGDGKLTWRVDWPARWKILGITVEPFGKDHAVAGGSYDTGIRIAKEVYDYDPPYPIPFEHIFLKGHGKMSSSAGVVISVQEMLDVLPPEVLRYLIIRAKPERHIDFDPGAPLLNLIDEYDRLNETDRSYELSTKVPFRHMQIAREVSTKVPFRHMVTIVQIARNFDRIVETLKRSGYEIDDVGAIKQRAKNAENWLNKFAPSVVKFKVRETLPNAAKELSPQQKRALNILADEIGREWTADALHAEIYQIAGNVGVDPKYVFEAAYIALLGTPSGPRAGWFLTSLSPNFIRKRFKEAST, encoded by the coding sequence ATGGCAGAAGATACGGTTCACTGGGCCGATGTCGTTGCGAAGGATGTATTGAAGAATCGCGGAAATAGACATGTGATAGCGACGGGAATCACCCCATCGGGGCCCATACATATCGGAAATATGCGGGAGGTGGTAACAGCAGATGCAGTGCGTCTGGCGCTAAAAGACCATGGAGCAGACGTACGCCTGCACTACATTGCGGATTCATACGACCCGCTTCGCAAGGTTTATCCCTTCCTGTCAGAAGACTATGCATCACACGTTGGGAAACCCATATCCGAAATACCGGACCCAGATGGATGTTGTGCAAATTATGCTGAACACTTTCTACAACCTTTTTTGGACGCAATGGAAAAGTTGGGCATCGGGACGGATGTCACCAGGGCGGACCAGATGTACAAGCGTGGTGATTATGCCGATGCCATCCTGACGGCACTAATAAACGAGGATAAAATTGCGCAGAGACTTGCCGAAGTCACTGGAAGAACGATGCCACAAAATTGGAGCCCATTCAATCCGTTATGTGAGCAATGCGGCAGGATTACCATGACTATCGTCACAGGATATCATGGGAAGGGAGTAGATTACGAATGCCAATGTGGGCACCAGGGCACCGCTGACATATCGAAGGGGGACGGGAAACTCACGTGGCGGGTGGACTGGCCTGCACGGTGGAAGATACTCGGTATCACAGTCGAGCCATTTGGAAAAGACCATGCAGTGGCTGGCGGTTCCTATGACACTGGAATACGCATTGCAAAGGAGGTATATGACTACGACCCTCCATATCCAATACCGTTTGAGCACATCTTTCTCAAGGGACATGGCAAGATGTCAAGTTCAGCAGGCGTTGTCATTTCAGTTCAAGAGATGCTCGATGTGCTCCCGCCAGAGGTACTGCGTTATCTAATCATACGGGCAAAACCAGAAAGGCACATTGACTTTGACCCCGGAGCGCCCCTCTTGAATTTGATAGATGAATATGACAGGTTAAACGAAACCGATCGGTCGTACGAACTCTCCACCAAGGTCCCGTTTAGGCATATGCAGATTGCTCGCGAGGTCTCCACCAAGGTCCCGTTTAGGCATATGGTCACGATCGTGCAGATTGCTCGCAACTTTGACCGAATCGTTGAAACGCTTAAGCGCAGTGGATATGAGATTGATGATGTGGGTGCGATCAAACAGCGTGCAAAAAATGCCGAGAACTGGCTGAACAAGTTCGCCCCATCTGTCGTGAAATTCAAGGTCAGGGAAACACTTCCCAACGCAGCAAAAGAGCTGTCTCCACAGCAAAAGAGGGCATTGAATATTCTCGCGGACGAAATAGGACGCGAATGGACTGCAGATGCGCTACATGCTGAAATATACCAAATTGCCGGGAATGTCGGCGTGGACCCGAAATACGTGTTTGAGGCGGCCTATATAGCGCTGCTTGGCACGCCCTCCGGTCCGAGAGCGGGATGGTTCCTGACGTCGTTGAGCCCAAATTTCATCAGGAAACGATTTAAAGAGGCGTCAACGTAA
- a CDS encoding DUF2551 domain-containing protein: protein MSYPDVKVKERLKNYIERDETGVRKTVLKLFLEDKTYTTEGIYNHLLEQKFNVSYRGISAMVGLMNMRLGILSIDVTGNHNVYSLKGGYKKVVASVLENY from the coding sequence CTGAGTTATCCAGATGTTAAGGTCAAGGAAAGACTAAAAAATTATATAGAACGAGATGAGACAGGGGTACGAAAGACCGTCCTCAAGCTGTTTTTGGAGGACAAAACATACACCACCGAGGGCATCTATAACCATCTATTAGAGCAGAAATTTAACGTGAGCTACAGGGGCATCTCTGCAATGGTCGGTTTAATGAATATGCGTCTGGGCATTCTTTCCATCGATGTAACTGGCAACCATAATGTCTACTCCCTCAAGGGAGGATATAAGAAAGTTGTCGCCTCTGTTCTGGAGAATTACTAA